CGCAGTTACAGTTGCTCAACATGTCGCAGTTACATTTGCTCAACATTTCGCAGTTACAGTTGCTCAACATGTTGCAGTTACATTTGCTCAACATGTCGCATTTACAGTTGCTCAACATGTTGCAGTTACAGTTGCTCAACAGTTGCAGTTACAGTTACTGAACATGTTGCAGTTACAGTTGCTGAACATGTTTCAGTTACAGTTGCTGAATATGTTGCAGTTACAGTTGCTGAACATGTTGCAGTGACAGTTGCTGAACATGTTGCAGTTACAGTTGCTGAACATGTTGCAGTTACAGTTGCTGAATATGTTGCAGTTACAGTTGCTGAACATGTTGCAGTTACAGTTGCTGAACATGTTGCAGTTACAGGTGCTGAATATGTTGCAGTTACAGTTGCTGAACATGTCGGAGTTACAGTTGCTCAAAATGTTGCAGTTACAGTTGCTCAACATGTTGCAGTTACAGTTGCTGAACATGTTGCAGTTACAGTTGCTGAACATGTCGCAGTTACAGTTGCTGAACATGTTGCAGTTACAGTTGCTGAACATGTTGCAGTTACAGTTGCTCAATATGTTGCAGTTACAGTTGCTGAACATGTTGCAGTTACCGTTGCTGAATATGTTGCAGTTACAGTTGCTGAACATGTTGCAGTTACAGTTGCTGAACATGTTGCAGTTACAGTTGCTGAATATGTTGCAGTTACAGTTGCTCAACATGTTGCAGTTGTTGCAGGTCATCTCTCAGGAAACCAAGCGTCATGCTGACAGGTTAATCTGCTGCCTCCGTGTCATTGGGCCAGAAGTCACCTGGTCAGAGATTatgagctctgattggctcagagGGCTCTTGGCGCCGCCCCTCAGGTTTTGAGGTGACGGAGCAGATCAGAGTCTCTGCTACCGCCGCCCAGAGAGAAACAAGAAACAGAAGAACATCCAACAGAACATCAAACCTGACCGGCCCAGGCCCAAAGAACCATGGAGGATCCGGGAGAACCCGTCTGATAATCAGATCCAGATTAGAGCAGAACACCACCAACGGATCACCGCCTCTACTGATGGTCAATTGGATTAAAAGAGGAGAGTGTGGATTACCCAGCCTGCCTCAGGAGTCACTGTGGAGATGTTAGAATAGAAACAGAGACTATAGGAGGCAACGCACCTGTTGACCAACCCGGCAACAACTTGTCTGCACACCTGACGGAAAACATCACAGTAACTGCTGGATCCTCCGCCGATCAGCAAGTCTGGGGAGTTCTTGGTAATCTGCTGGAGTTCTTGTTGATCTGATGGAGTTCTTGTTGATATGCTGGAGTTCTTGGTGATCTGCTGAAGTTCTTGGTGATCTGCTGGAGTTCTTGTTGATCTGCTGGAGTTCTTGTTGATCTGCTGAAGTTCTTGGTGATCTGCTGGAGTTCTTGGTGATCTGCTGAAGTTCTTGGTGATCTGCTGAAGTTCTTGGTGATCTGCTGGAGTTCTTGTTGATCTGCTGAAGTTCTTGGTGATCTGCTGGATTGTACCGGCCCAGATCTGGTAGAGAGGCGGG
This Sebastes fasciatus isolate fSebFas1 chromosome 17, fSebFas1.pri, whole genome shotgun sequence DNA region includes the following protein-coding sequences:
- the LOC141754893 gene encoding uncharacterized protein LOC141754893 produces the protein MEMKEEEEEERLARIPPPPFLPPLYQIWAGTIQQITKNFSRSTRTPADHQELQQITKNFSRSPRTPADHQELQQINKNSSRSTRTPADHQELQQITKNSSISTRTPSDQQELQQITKNSPDLLIGGGSSSYCDVFRQVCRQVVAGLVNSRGGDPLVVFCSNLDLIIRRVLPDPPWFFGPGPVRFDVLLDVLLFLVSLWAAVAETLICSVTSKPEGRRQEPSEPIRAHNL